CTCGTAATGTTTAATTCCGTTTGAATTAACCTGCATTCAACAAAAATGCCTTCTGAATGAATGACCAGTCCTCAACATGTAATTCATGCCGCCGAGAATTCCAAAGGAGGCAAATTCCAAATAGACCAAATGATCGCCGccattcttgaataatcttAGCTAAGCCTTGTAGCGGGCAGGACTTTCTGACCTAAGTTACTAAATCAAATGTATGGCGTCACGTAGCCCCGGCGTCCTCCGGTTCGCAGGACCCAAAGCCTTCAAACAAGCTtaagtttctttgaagaacttttgtTTAGAAAGGTATCTCATCTATTCTCCTATGATCCGTGCTGGGCAGTCAATCTTCTTGTATGCCAGGTTGTCATCTAAAAATAAACAGGTATCCCACTCCAGTAGACACTTGATCTGgttcaaattcagaaaAGGTGACAGCAGACATTgttgatttcttcagaaTACTCTCCAGTATAGCCTCTGCAAGAAGAGATGAATCTCTGGATGCAATAGTTAGCTGTAGAGCCTTGTGTTTGAACAACCTTGAGGCCATCTGTGTTGAGCAAGGCTGATAAAATTCAGGAACATACCCAAAGCTTGGCACTGTCACGTAGGTCCACTATTTTTGACCGCTACCAAGTCTCCTTGATAAAGCCCTTCGTTCATGGTCCTTTGAGGCCTTAGTGACTCGTTTGAACTTGAGTTCCTATCCTTACTGGAGTGAAAAAAAGCCAAGTGTCCAGTGGATCAGTTTTGCCGAGAACGAAACTTGAGCAAATACTTCGCCCACATATTGCAGACGTATATTGAGGCAAATATCACACTAACAACATTTTTACGATCCATCTAAACCTCCAGGCTATCCTTATGGCAACTGGTTGGACGATGAAGACACCTTGGAGACTCTCTTGGCGATAATATCAAGCTGATCATTGTATCACGGTGATTAAACTTGAACCTATCACTTTGCAAAGTTGTTTCTGACTTGAATGAAGCTTTGTCCAATCCAAGCTAAGACAAAATCCAACAATACATCTGCGTAGCAATCTTGTCATGGAACACTTTCAGAGTTAGATCCATCAAACGGTTGGCAAATGTGATTCTGTTTGAGTGACTTCTTTCAGCAATAGCTTCTCATCTTATAAGATCAAAAAGGATCTATACCTGTGGAATCTCAAAAATAGTTTGAATACCCTCCACATCTTGCTGCTTTTTGCAAGGATGCTACGTATAGGGAAGAAACTAAGAACCTCCAATTGGGTTATAGGAATACAACCTTCCTTGGATATTGTGACTTCAAAGAACAGCTGCCCTTTCAAAAATCGTGCACAGCTTCATTCTCCTTTCTAAAAAGGAAACATCTCATTCCAGTCAGTATGCTATTGTGTCCAGATACTGCTATGAGTATTTACTACGTTGATACCACCtgtagaagaagagaagataGGTGAAGAGTTTTCATCGCTGAATGCCACTTCACACTATGTGTACAACGAAGTAAGTCTCCTAGGTATGAATGACCATTCAGTTTTACGTCGAATTCTGACAGTGGACAGCTCTTCTCAAGAGGTTTCCCTAAAAGAAACCCAAAATAACAACCTTCATGGGTTTCAACAGTCATAGTCTCCCAATAATGACTACTGTTCAgtattcaaaagaatgtGCTACACCCAACAGCTGCGCAACAACTTGaactttgaatttttccttcaacaGCCGATAAAATGCTGAATTTCTGGGGTGTGGGTGTCGTCCAAGAAATGCTGAGATCACAGGACAGATTTTAAGGGCAACGACAACATCCTCAAGAGCCAGGTTATTGATACAACAGCACGACATTCACAGCTAGAGCAACACGAAGCTTTAGAACGTGTTCTGGGCTCTTAATTAGGATCTTCATACCAAACATGGTCGTCCTCTTTGCTTTCTTCCTACAAATCAGATCGTGGCCTCAACATTCATGGACATGACTTTTCTGTATTTGGGTTGATATTCCCAATGAATTGATCTGCCAACAACAAAACGTGATCTTGCTATACCTGAAATGTTGGGCAACCAGCAATAGCTAGCAAAAATGGATCTGGCTATATCGCATTCAGTTTTATCTCCTATTAAAAAGTTACTGAAGTCAAGGATAAATTGTGTGACGCATCACAGCGTATCACCTGCCTTGCCGTTGCATCTCAGCCCCTAGGGTGGTTCCAGAAAGATGCATGACGGCTAGACTGAAAGTTGCTTCCACAGAAAGCATATGGAACGGAACGGTTACAAATTTGACGACTCGAAAACCCTGTGAGCCATCAATGCAGGATTTCTAAACGAGCCTGTAAATCAGCAATCTCAAACCAAGGACAGAACACCAAAAGCTACCAGCGTCCAAACTCACCTTTTTGTAATGCGACAATCAATTTAGAAAGATCGCAGGCTTCTGCTTTAACCTTCCAAAACTCCCCTGCTTTTGCTCTCATAGTCTTACGAAGAGTCAAAGTGCGGCAGaaatgattccaaaagaggGTGAATGGGACCCATATATGGGAAGGCGAGAATAGGTCAGAATCATCACCGACACAGGTCTCAACGTTAAATAAGGAAGTCAATCACTTTCGGACAGCCTCTGCTCAATGACTCAGAGGAATGTAGTAAATATTACACTGCATcgaagagaaagaaaggCGAATTGCTGATGTTAGAACAACTGTGAGAACGACAGAAAAAGAGGGTGGAATCACCTCCTGGAATAGTGGGGGactaaagaagaaagttcaagCATAGTTTACACTCTAGGGCTGCACGATCTACTAACGACAAGATTAAGATGATAAAAGGTGTAACAAGAAAACAAGAGCATCGTAACACGCGGCAGAAAATCTGAGGAATGCAATATCTATTGATGTATAGGCGTAGGCCGTGTTATTTGAAACATCTAATGATAGACTTGACAACTCTGACAACCAGCTTCCAATCGATGGAGGAGCCTGAAGAGGCAGATTGCTGTTGTGGTGCTgattgttgctgttgttggttGTAAACCCCAGTAGGAATAGCATGGGATTGGGCGTACTGAGGCTCCGACGACTGTTGGCCCCAAGACGCAGGTATCCGTGAAGGTTCACTTAAGTCAACTTCTATGACTCCTgcattcttcttggaaaccTCATGATGAAGCCCAGCCTCCTCACacaacttttcaacagcaGGCTTTAGTTTGGCTACTCCATCAGTAGAATGATTTCCTTTACCAACAATAATGCTCAAACGCTTTTCCCCACGCTGTACAGCGGCACTGATTCTTTGTTTGACAATGTACTCAGCTTCTCTCACATAGAGTCCGTGCAAATCGATTTCGTGGTCCTCGCTGTCAGCATTATTCTCGACAAATACATACTCTGCAGCTTGACGGTTGTATTGGTCCGCCTGTGCCAGATACTCCTTAGCTTTTACAGACAGCTGGTGGGCTCGTTCCCCATCACCAGACTGATATGCCTCCTGGGACTGCTTAGACAGCTCGGTTCTTCTTTTATGCGCCTGATCTGCCAAACCCCTTAACCTAACATACTCCTTATCTGAGGAGTGATTGTAGTCAACTTGACCATCGGCTATGGACGGTTAGTATCTAACACTGAAGCCAAAGATGGCTACACAAATTACTTACGTGATACATATATATCAGGACGGTTCCCTACAACTGGAGCGACACTCATCAGCCTTGGATGAAAGCAAGATGTCGATTAATGAATGTTCAACTGTAGGAAGACCAAAACACTATTGTCGCGCGAAATATCCATTCCGTACTAAGATTCACTAGCAGCAGCGTTGGAGTACTAATTCCGTTTTGATGCTTGCATTATAATGAAATagtttcaagaaggatTTTAACGACTTCTTACGAACGCAACAATCTGCAAGGCGCTATGAGGTATTTTAACACGTAGATTAGGATTTATTTTGCTAGTTACGGGGGAGATATCATTAGTTGAAGCTCGAAAGGAAGGATGCCTAGAAGCGCAAGTCGTAATTACCTGACGGTGCGGAAGACCTGGCGTtaagtttgaagaagcatCCTAATTTGTCGTCCCACATTGTTTGTGTGATCCTGTAAGTGAATACCTGGCTACGATCACTTTCTCAGGTCAAAATCTCCTCTATGGTGTTGCCCTAGAGCAAATCACATGATAtattttgttctttttttttttcccttttaTCTCGTTCCACGCCCATTTTTTTTGTGTTCGCGCGCTCTCCTCCTCCATCctgaaaaatttgttcaatcttttACCTGATATTCTTTCCCGTATACCAACCTATTCACACAAAATGACTCCAAGGTAAGTTAGGCAACAAGAACCCTCAGTTCAAGAATGGTGACTCGATCACATCTTTGCCatttcaagatcaagaaataGCTGAAGTTTGTCGACCAGCTTTTGCAGTAAAGCTTATGCTCTAACATGAGAAATATGTGGCCATGCCCAATTTCTTCTGTCGATCTCATTCTGCGAATGACGGTGTCAGTTCGTAGCTCTTCCCATACTAACAGTTTTTTCCAGAGTTCAGAAGCCAGAGACTTTAgtcaagaaggagaaagtCGATGAGAAGACTGCCCAAGTACAAGCCGAGTACGCTAAGGCTAAGGCTGCCGTAAGTACCACACCAAACTGGTCTAATAATTCCTTTTCATGCCTCAGAAGACCACCAGCAAGTATTTGCTGATGATACCAATATTCAATCGACTAGCTTTCGGGCAGTGTTGTCGTTTTGTTAACCATCTTTCGGGACTGAAAGTAAGCTGGTAGTCTGAGAAGTGGAATCGAAATTTGTAGATTGTCTGAaattttgtttctttacTAACATCATGTTTCTAGTTGGACGAGGAGAAGAAGGCCATCATTTCCGAGAGAACTGCCAAGTACTACGAGGAGTATGAGGAAGCTGCTCGTGTTCTGGAGAAGGCTAAGAGCGACGCTGCTGCCTCTGGTTCATACTTTGTCGAGGCTGAGCCAAACTTGGTCCTTGTTGTTAGAATCAAGGGTATCAACAAGATTGCTCCAAAGCCAAGAAAGGTTTTGCAGTTGTTGAGACTTTTGCAAATCAACGCCGCTGTTTTCGTTAGAATCACTAAGGCCACTGCTGAGCTTTTGAGATTGGTTGAGCCATACGTCGCTTATGGTTACCCATCTCTGGAGACTGTTAGGGAGTTGATCTACAAGAGAGGATACGGTAAGCTTAACAAACAAAGAGTTCCTTTGACCGACAACGATATCATCGAGAAGGTTTTAGGTCAATACGGTATCATCTCCATTGAGGATTTGATCCACGAGATCTACACCGTTGGCCCAAACTTCAAGCAAGCCAACAACTTCTTGTATCCATTCAGACTCTCCAACCCAGACGGTGGATGGGGTGTcagaagaaagttcttccaCTACATTCAAGGTGGTGCTACTGGTAACAGAGAAGAGCACATCAACAGCTTGGtcaagaagatgaactAAACATAGTCTTACCAATAAATAGGCCTTAATTTGATATGTATAACACTATTGTTATCGCATTTATTTTTGGGATATCCAATCGTTGAGTCCGTACTTGTTACGAGCTATCTCGATGGCGTAGAACTGTAGACGGACTACGAAAATAGTTCCTTCTTGGTCGTACTCTTTGGAACTGTCAGTTCTGAGCAAGgttccaaaattgaagtCGTcgatcttttcttcaaaaggtTTCATGAACTTTCTCCATCTCTCTTTACCGCTCAGAGATTTCATTTCGTCCTCATTGATCTTGCTGGCATATTCTGgattttcaaactctggaAAGTCCTTCAATAAAGCCTCAAAAATCTCATCATCGTAAGGAGTAAGCTTGAGTTTTGTGCCAGGAATTTTGGTGAGAAGATTCCAGTAAGTTTCAGCTTGTGTCACTGCCTTGACAGCAAATTGCTTCTCAATATCGTCCAAattttcagcttcttcgGCGTTAAAAGTACTTAAACTCATAGTTCTTCTGATCTGGTATGAATGGTGTACGGAAAAAGATGGAACATGAgagttttttgaaaatgtggAGCCAGTCACGTGACCCAGTTTCAATACATAACCTCTCAAGTTGTGTAGCTCAATTAGAATTTACGACGGTTGGGGTCTAAGATCTGTTGATCAAAAGGTTTCCAAGTAGCAAGTGCTATCTACTGAACAGTGGAACCAAGGCAGTATGAATCTGCTTGCTGAAATCTTGAAAGCCTGATAATAAGCTGCTGAACAACGTTTGGTTCACTTTGAGTTCAGCTGCTTCGGTGCAAGGGTGACTACAGTTAATATTACGGACGCTCGTATGCTGGAATGAAAGGTAGTCTTGTaaacatcatcaaaagaattgaaga
This window of the Komagataella phaffii GS115 chromosome 2, complete sequence genome carries:
- a CDS encoding 60S ribosomal protein L7; this encodes MPQKTTSKYLLMIPIFNRLAFGQCCRFVNHLSGLKLDEEKKAIISERTAKYYEEYEEAARVLEKAKSDAAASGSYFVEAEPNLVLVVRIKGINKIAPKPRKVLQLLRLLQINAAVFVRITKATAELLRLVEPYVAYGYPSLETVRELIYKRGYGKLNKQRVPLTDNDIIEKVLGQYGIISIEDLIHEIYTVGPNFKQANNFLYPFRLSNPDGGWGVRRKFFHYIQGGATGNREEHINSLVKKMN